One segment of Thermosulfurimonas sp. F29 DNA contains the following:
- a CDS encoding J domain-containing protein, giving the protein MRRNPFEILGLSPKIVKELDEENLFRLVRACYRALQQVHHPDLSSGSGEKALELNLAFEALNLSKNPESFRRWRKAYIKRLSRRSLKNQLEEMALRLGRAFRERDHLEEAFWENLLVRAREGHLISPPPRRLRIKVFDLSLKYRLPYPLFGPKAPFKEFLFDGEGRLYIRFSGKHTPRKVSGLTLVGCVPRDRIEPWLLLEKTPGEEGLIAEEYLRAETFRRACLPHLKPHLLREGYLFSFRNEDYSRLYLEGLILNIESLEKNSLINVKKDLDALHFCKKNSGFSDEEELPAC; this is encoded by the coding sequence ATGCGGCGCAATCCGTTTGAGATACTGGGACTTTCCCCGAAAATAGTGAAGGAGCTGGACGAGGAAAATCTCTTTCGCCTGGTGAGGGCCTGTTATCGTGCTCTCCAGCAGGTCCATCATCCTGATCTCTCCTCGGGCTCCGGCGAAAAAGCCCTTGAGCTTAACCTGGCCTTCGAAGCCCTCAACCTCTCCAAAAATCCGGAATCCTTCCGCAGATGGCGCAAGGCCTATATCAAACGCCTCTCCCGCAGGAGCCTGAAAAATCAGCTTGAGGAAATGGCCCTGCGACTGGGACGGGCCTTTCGGGAGAGGGATCATCTGGAGGAGGCCTTCTGGGAAAACCTCCTGGTTCGTGCCCGGGAGGGACACCTGATTTCTCCTCCTCCCCGGAGGCTGCGAATCAAGGTGTTTGACCTCTCCCTCAAATATCGACTACCCTACCCCCTCTTCGGTCCAAAAGCTCCCTTCAAGGAATTCCTCTTCGATGGGGAGGGGAGGCTTTACATCAGGTTTTCCGGAAAACACACTCCCAGGAAGGTCTCCGGGCTCACGCTCGTGGGGTGTGTTCCGCGCGATCGGATTGAACCCTGGTTGCTCTTGGAAAAAACCCCCGGAGAGGAAGGCCTGATAGCCGAGGAATACCTGCGCGCCGAAACCTTCAGACGGGCCTGCCTGCCACACCTAAAACCCCATCTCCTCCGCGAAGGATACCTCTTTTCCTTCCGCAATGAGGATTATTCCCGACTCTATCTGGAGGGACTCATCCTCAATATCGAATCCCTGGAGAAAAATTCTCTCATAAATGTCAAAAAAGATCTAGACGCTTTACATTTTTGTAAGAAAAATTCGGGGTTTTCCGACGAAGAGGAGCTTCCGGCCTGCTAA